From one Bacillota bacterium genomic stretch:
- a CDS encoding polysaccharide deacetylase family protein: MVGRIRALRVWLKLAIALWAGSVIAYLVGGQTVAVVSRLLLARLVPIYKVDVQDARIAVSFDAMWGTTRTDRILEILRRHGVKTTFFLGGNWVDKNPEYVRKIVAEGHEVGNHTYTHPHLAQLSRDRIRWELEENQRRIDALVGRPRVLLFRPPFGEYNDAVIEVASELGYYTIQWSVDSLDWQNLSAGSIVERIINRVAPGDIVLFHNDGANTPEAVDQLIPVLKARGFRIVPISELIYHSHYIIEPHSGVQRRKPQPPKPPEPPRPPDRPPQPPAQPRH; encoded by the coding sequence ATGGTGGGTCGCATACGGGCCCTGCGCGTGTGGCTCAAGCTGGCCATCGCGCTTTGGGCAGGTTCGGTGATCGCCTACCTGGTCGGCGGGCAGACGGTAGCGGTTGTATCGCGCCTGCTCCTTGCGCGCCTCGTACCCATCTACAAGGTGGATGTTCAGGACGCCCGCATCGCCGTCTCGTTTGACGCCATGTGGGGCACCACCCGGACCGACCGGATCCTGGAGATCCTGCGCCGGCACGGCGTCAAGACGACGTTCTTCCTGGGAGGCAACTGGGTCGACAAGAACCCCGAGTACGTGCGCAAGATCGTGGCCGAGGGCCATGAGGTCGGCAACCACACCTACACGCACCCGCACCTGGCCCAGCTCTCCCGTGATCGGATCCGGTGGGAGCTGGAGGAGAACCAGCGCCGTATCGACGCGCTGGTCGGCCGGCCCAGGGTGCTCCTGTTCCGGCCGCCCTTCGGCGAGTACAACGACGCGGTCATCGAGGTGGCAAGCGAACTCGGCTACTACACCATCCAGTGGTCGGTAGACTCGCTGGACTGGCAGAACCTGAGCGCCGGCTCCATCGTGGAACGTATCATCAACCGTGTGGCGCCCGGCGACATCGTGCTGTTCCACAACGACGGAGCCAACACGCCCGAGGCGGTCGACCAGCTGATTCCGGTGCTCAAGGCCCGAGGATTCCGCATCGTACCCATCTCCGAACTCATCTACCACAGCCACTACATCATCGAGCCGCACTCCGGCGTGCAGCGGCGCAAACCGCAGCCACCCAAGCCGCCTGAGCCGCCGCGACCGCCGGACCGGCCGCCGCAGCCACCGGCCCAGCCCCGACACTAG
- a CDS encoding cell wall hydrolase, giving the protein MLAVALGALALQRARTEAGPPALPQAPAAQVPEAETARPETTVARAGDARTVDTLPAGQLPARPAPGTRYYVVEPGDTLFSIARRHGTTVRVLQDLNGIENPDLIGVGQVIRVPAPAQEGPATFDAPALPALSTGRLAPAPAAATPEERHLLASIIWLEARGEPFEGQVAVGAVVLNRVRHPSFPDTIAGVLMQPGQFPFSREMLLSTRPGPTALAAADRALAGEDPTGGALYFYNPEKTATPEFWATRPVLLRIGRHVFTL; this is encoded by the coding sequence GTGCTGGCCGTCGCCCTGGGGGCACTTGCCCTGCAGCGGGCCCGTACCGAGGCCGGGCCGCCGGCGCTGCCCCAGGCGCCCGCCGCGCAGGTGCCAGAGGCTGAGACCGCGCGGCCGGAAACCACCGTGGCCCGGGCCGGCGACGCCCGGACAGTCGACACCCTGCCCGCCGGACAACTGCCCGCCCGGCCTGCGCCCGGCACCCGGTACTACGTGGTGGAGCCGGGGGACACCCTCTTTTCCATTGCCAGGCGCCACGGAACGACGGTGCGGGTGCTGCAGGACCTGAACGGCATCGAGAACCCCGACCTCATCGGCGTGGGGCAGGTGATTCGGGTTCCCGCCCCGGCGCAAGAGGGGCCGGCCACGTTCGACGCCCCCGCCCTTCCGGCCCTGTCGACCGGGCGCCTCGCTCCGGCCCCCGCCGCGGCCACTCCCGAGGAACGGCACCTGCTGGCCAGCATCATCTGGTTGGAGGCTCGGGGCGAGCCGTTCGAGGGTCAGGTGGCGGTGGGCGCGGTGGTGCTCAACCGCGTTCGGCACCCGAGCTTTCCGGATACGATCGCGGGCGTGCTGATGCAGCCCGGGCAGTTCCCTTTTTCGCGGGAGATGCTGCTTTCGACCCGCCCGGGGCCCACGGCCCTTGCCGCCGCGGACCGGGCCCTCGCGGGAGAGGACCCCACCGGCGGCGCGCTCTACTTTTATAACCCCGAGAAGACCGCCACGCCCGAATTCTGGGCCACTCGCCCGGTTCTGCTGCGCATCGGCCGCCACGTGTTCACCCTCTGA